A single Bifidobacterium asteroides DNA region contains:
- a CDS encoding ABC transporter permease, with translation MSAGMASPAQQASRPWRKRPTRASLSFSLVRAHRSSYWIMCLAVFAATTLSCATLQARQAGLAYDGLHGLEGLNAYHRILTKAYYDLALNTVSLIALVFCLLVTVFLVLSSVSFLVQERRREYGLMRLNGASGKQVVAMALREFSLPLALADAAGCLAGSLLTVPVGMAFIRAMGTTDIDLLFHPRARLWVAAVAFALMMAVCLLGVWLATRRFGAETPLKLMTQPAVKDKKASRLRIVCSLALFLASITVAFMPVDRSEFYDRLLGLIVLLIITVYVAAPLLVPPVASLLGLLAEKTAAGPGLLARQRVRRGRAGATAIALPAMMALTILVSFILIMQAGRMSSVVLSIEPMKADVVASSDDLSQAGRISRTLQGLGREVGTADIYQTQQWVLTDKHGNIQMDTFPQVTWAQARDLADPSHKDTAPKVLQGSLADLGAGKVAISRAYDNQRKPGDTITLIDRHDKRHQVQVVAVIEPPKTTPHVNMDMLTTEDGLPREGENGRLYAFITARDHTQADDIAQQIRDTTHKITALNRQDFIDDYIKTSIKEQQGTPLMIAGGTILALIFLVQSIAIGISERRMQNRRLNQMGVTRGALAWSAAIETTLDVTAGIILSLVAVAITEASVAISFVRDGVGIQHTPIIADIFLPMSLLLLAVAIATTILCTRLTHKNQPTKH, from the coding sequence GTGAGCGCGGGCATGGCCTCCCCGGCCCAGCAGGCGAGCCGACCCTGGCGCAAGCGGCCAACAAGGGCCAGCCTGTCCTTCTCCCTGGTCAGGGCCCACCGCTCCTCCTACTGGATCATGTGCCTGGCCGTGTTCGCCGCCACGACCCTGTCCTGCGCGACCCTGCAGGCACGTCAGGCGGGCCTGGCCTACGACGGCCTGCACGGCCTGGAGGGCCTGAACGCCTACCACCGCATTCTGACCAAGGCCTACTACGACCTGGCATTGAACACTGTGTCGCTGATCGCGCTGGTGTTCTGCCTGCTGGTGACGGTGTTCCTGGTCCTGTCATCGGTGTCCTTCCTGGTCCAGGAAAGGCGCCGGGAATACGGCCTGATGCGGCTCAACGGCGCCTCGGGCAAACAGGTCGTGGCCATGGCCCTGCGAGAGTTCTCCCTGCCCCTGGCCCTGGCCGACGCCGCGGGATGCCTGGCCGGATCCCTGCTGACCGTTCCTGTGGGCATGGCCTTCATAAGGGCCATGGGCACCACGGACATCGACCTGCTCTTCCACCCCAGGGCCCGCCTGTGGGTGGCGGCCGTGGCCTTCGCCCTGATGATGGCGGTCTGCCTGCTGGGCGTGTGGCTGGCCACGCGCAGGTTCGGGGCCGAGACCCCCCTGAAGCTGATGACACAACCGGCCGTCAAGGACAAAAAGGCCAGCCGGTTGCGGATCGTATGCTCCCTGGCCCTGTTCCTAGCCTCTATCACGGTCGCCTTCATGCCGGTCGACCGCTCGGAGTTCTACGACCGGCTGCTGGGCTTGATCGTCCTACTGATAATCACCGTGTACGTGGCCGCCCCCCTGCTGGTCCCCCCGGTAGCATCCCTGCTGGGCCTGCTGGCCGAAAAAACCGCGGCCGGACCGGGCCTGCTGGCCCGGCAACGGGTCCGCAGGGGCAGGGCAGGCGCCACGGCCATAGCGTTGCCGGCCATGATGGCGCTGACCATTCTGGTCTCCTTCATCCTCATCATGCAGGCGGGCCGCATGAGCTCGGTGGTGCTCAGCATCGAGCCCATGAAGGCCGACGTGGTGGCCTCCTCGGACGACCTGTCCCAGGCCGGCAGGATCTCGCGCACGCTGCAGGGGCTCGGACGGGAGGTCGGCACAGCCGACATCTACCAGACCCAGCAATGGGTCCTGACCGACAAGCACGGAAACATCCAGATGGACACCTTCCCCCAGGTCACCTGGGCCCAGGCCCGTGACCTGGCCGACCCCAGCCACAAGGACACCGCCCCCAAGGTGCTCCAGGGCAGCCTGGCCGACCTGGGCGCCGGCAAGGTGGCCATAAGCAGAGCATACGACAACCAGCGCAAGCCGGGCGACACGATCACCCTCATCGACCGCCACGACAAAAGACACCAGGTCCAGGTCGTGGCCGTCATCGAGCCGCCCAAGACCACCCCCCACGTGAACATGGACATGCTCACGACCGAGGATGGCCTGCCCAGGGAGGGCGAGAACGGCCGACTGTACGCCTTCATCACCGCCCGCGACCACACCCAGGCCGACGACATAGCCCAACAGATAAGGGACACCACCCACAAGATCACCGCCTTGAACAGGCAGGACTTCATCGACGACTACATCAAGACCAGCATCAAGGAGCAGCAGGGAACACCGCTCATGATAGCCGGCGGCACCATCCTGGCCCTGATATTCCTCGTCCAATCTATAGCCATAGGAATCAGCGAACGACGCATGCAGAACCGGCGCCTCAACCAGATGGGCGTCACCCGCGGCGCCCTCGCCTGGTCAGCGGCCATCGAGACCACACTCGACGTCACCGCCGGCATCATCCTCTCCCTCGTCGCCGTGGCCATCACCGAGGCATCCGTGGCGATAAGCTTCGTCCGGGACGGGGTCGGCATACAACACACACCCATCATCGCAGACATCTTCCTACCCATGTCCCTCCTGCTCCTGGCCGTCGCCATAGCCACCACCATCCTCTGCACACGCCTCACCCACAAGAACCAACCCACAAAACACTAG
- a CDS encoding D-2-hydroxyacid dehydrogenase — protein sequence MTGKNDAEVRVEKRNENHPGDQLIINCLPLDQSERQEFLQAAPGVRQEFIVDTDMRQSMHWLIDVPESLRSEATIILGNPPAEQVVACRNLVWLQTSSAGVDAYMKPGVLPPDAMLTSASGAYGQSVSEHMFAMMWALMKDLPAYRDNQRLGRWEPRGAVLSPHGCQVLVLGTGDIGASFARLAKAVGARTIGIRRHPDQPVEGFDRLAGFDDLDALLPEMDVVALALPSTPQTRHIIDDHRLALMKSTAVLINAGRGDAVDCMALAQALDKDGIFGAGLDVTEPEPLPEDHPLWRQPRCLLTPHVAGGAYLPSNMDKVREICLDNLHRFMDGRPLRNRMR from the coding sequence ATGACCGGCAAAAACGATGCCGAAGTGCGGGTTGAAAAGCGGAACGAGAACCATCCTGGGGACCAGCTCATCATCAACTGCCTGCCCTTGGACCAGAGTGAACGACAGGAATTCCTCCAGGCGGCTCCAGGCGTTCGTCAGGAGTTCATTGTCGACACGGACATGCGGCAGAGCATGCATTGGCTCATCGATGTCCCTGAATCCCTCCGATCGGAGGCCACGATCATTTTGGGTAATCCGCCGGCCGAGCAGGTAGTTGCCTGCCGTAACCTGGTCTGGCTGCAGACCAGCAGCGCGGGTGTGGATGCCTACATGAAACCGGGGGTTCTGCCTCCGGACGCCATGTTGACCAGCGCCTCAGGCGCTTACGGGCAGTCGGTCTCCGAGCACATGTTCGCCATGATGTGGGCTCTGATGAAGGACCTGCCGGCCTACCGGGACAATCAGCGTTTGGGACGTTGGGAACCTCGCGGGGCCGTCCTTTCGCCGCATGGCTGCCAGGTCCTGGTTTTAGGCACAGGGGATATCGGAGCCTCCTTCGCTCGTCTGGCCAAGGCCGTAGGCGCTCGGACCATCGGTATCAGGCGCCATCCCGACCAGCCGGTGGAGGGGTTCGACCGTCTGGCTGGTTTTGATGATCTGGATGCCCTGCTGCCTGAGATGGATGTAGTGGCTCTGGCCCTGCCTTCAACGCCGCAGACCCGGCACATCATCGATGACCATCGTCTTGCATTGATGAAGTCCACCGCCGTGCTGATCAACGCGGGCAGGGGAGATGCCGTGGACTGCATGGCTCTGGCCCAAGCCCTGGATAAGGACGGCATTTTCGGTGCAGGTCTGGATGTGACCGAACCGGAGCCCCTGCCTGAAGACCACCCGCTCTGGAGGCAACCACGCTGCCTGCTCACCCCGCATGTGGCCGGGGGAGCCTACCTGCCCTCCAACATGGACAAGGTTCGGGAAATCTGCCTGGATAACCTTCATCGGTTCATGGATGGCAGGCCCCTGCGCAACCGGATGAGGTGA
- a CDS encoding DUF1287 domain-containing protein produces MSTERNRGGRSQRRTVVLRWAAVLLALALIVAGSLALAGRLVGVGPARHSDNQNSSANGPRTASHGPPGYSPEQTAAHSPLTSPVDYNHDGVDDYTAMVRGAHQEARRHPHYDSGYYQGGYPPDDRGACTDEIWRAFRQAGYDLKAMVDADIASSPGAYAGVISSPDPNIDFRRTNVLGVFLSRHAQRLTNDTATTDQWQQGDIVIFDTSWHIGMASDRRDSRGIPLLLHNMGQRDRENDYLGSPGHRPITGHFRFDASKIQPAVLRPWRG; encoded by the coding sequence GTGTCTACAGAGCGAAACCGCGGCGGCCGCAGCCAGCGGCGGACAGTGGTTCTGCGGTGGGCGGCTGTCCTGCTGGCGCTTGCATTGATTGTGGCGGGCTCCTTGGCCCTGGCTGGCAGGCTGGTGGGCGTCGGGCCTGCTCGCCATTCAGACAATCAAAACTCCTCCGCAAACGGCCCCAGGACCGCTTCTCACGGCCCTCCTGGATATTCTCCAGAGCAGACCGCGGCCCATTCGCCTCTGACCTCGCCTGTAGACTACAACCATGACGGCGTGGATGACTACACGGCCATGGTGCGTGGAGCCCATCAGGAGGCCCGCCGCCATCCTCATTATGACAGCGGCTACTACCAGGGCGGCTATCCCCCCGATGACCGAGGCGCCTGCACCGACGAGATCTGGAGGGCCTTCCGACAGGCCGGCTACGATCTGAAAGCCATGGTTGACGCCGACATCGCCTCGTCTCCTGGGGCCTATGCCGGAGTCATCAGCAGCCCGGATCCGAACATCGATTTCAGGCGCACCAACGTCCTCGGCGTATTCCTGTCCCGGCATGCCCAGCGTCTGACCAACGACACTGCGACCACCGACCAGTGGCAGCAGGGCGACATCGTCATCTTCGACACCTCCTGGCACATCGGCATGGCCTCCGATAGAAGGGACAGCCGTGGCATTCCCCTGCTTCTGCACAACATGGGCCAGCGCGACAGGGAGAACGACTACCTGGGCTCGCCAGGCCACCGTCCCATCACCGGGCATTTTCGCTTCGACGCCTCCAAAATCCAACCCGCCGTCCTGCGGCCATGGCGGGGATGA